Within the Pseudomonas oryzae genome, the region GGCCTGCCGGCGGGTGTATTCAACTTGGTCAGTGGCCCAGGCTCGAAAGTCGGCGAAGCCTTGGCACGGCATCCCGAGGTGGACATGGTGTCCTTCACCGGCTCGACCGGTGCCGGCATCAAGGTGTCGGAAGCTGCAGCGCAGTCGGTGAAGCGAGTGTGCTTGGAGCTGGGCGGCAAGTCGCCTTTCTTGATCACTGCGGATGCCGACTTGGCCGCTGCCGTACGCTTCGGTGTGCGGGAGGTGATGATCAACTCCGGGCAGACCTGCACAGCGTTGACTCGCATGCTGCTGCCAGCCAGCCGCTATGTCGAAGCGCTGGAAATCGCGCGCGCTGAGGCTGAAGCACTGAAGCTGGGCGACCCGCTTAATGCAGAGAGCTTCCTCGGCCCAATGTGCTCAGCTGGCCAGCGCCGTACTGTCCTGGACTACATTCGGGTGGGCCAGGAAGAGGGCGCACGCATGATCTGCGGTGGTGCTGAACGACCATTCGGCCTCGATCGTGGCCACTACGTGCAGCCAACCCTTTTCGCCGACGTGAACAACCAGATGCGCATAGCCCGCGAGGAAATCTTCGGACCGGTGCTCTGCATGATCCCCTATGCCGATGAGGCCGAAGCGTTGCGCATTGCAAACGACTCGCCGTTCGGCCTGTCCAGTGCCGTCTGGGCCAGCGACCGGGAACAGGGGCTGCATCTCGCTCGACAGATACGTGCCGGCCAATGTTTCGTGAATGGCGGTGCCTTCAATTACCGGGCGCCTTTCGGCGGCTACAAGCAGTCCGGTAACGGTCGCGAGTGGGGCGAAGAAGGTCTGGCCGAGTTCGTGGAACACAAGGCTATCCAGCTCTGAGACTACGGGAATGCTCTGCGCAATCTTTCGTGATTGCTGGGCGTAAGCATCGGGGCAAGGGCTGCCTCATCTAAGAAGTGGAGTACTTGGTTCAAGTCGGGAACCGAGCGTTTGCCGGCACGGCTAACCCTCATGCCGGCTTTTTGGGGTTCTTCATGGCTCCCCGAAGATCCGTGAAGAACCTTTTTTTAACGTCAACAGCAGAAAACGGCCGGGCGATTACCTCTTCCTTCAGCGTTGGCTATGAGAAGCGTCGCCCCACTAGAACAACCCCAACAAAAAGAGGCAACACAGATGAAACGACTCACCCGTTTAGCACTGGTTTCCTTGGCATTCTGCGGCGTCGTCTCGACCGCTCAGGCTGAAACCCTGCGCATCGCCATGGATGGGACCTACCCGCCCTTCAACTACGTGGACTCGAACAAC harbors:
- a CDS encoding aldehyde dehydrogenase family protein, which translates into the protein MHDRLQLYIDGAWVAPQGQGLAEVQNPASEEVIGRVPLGGEADVNRAVDAARRAFPVWSRTPSSVRAGYIRALANKLRAHADEMAALITAELGMPVQWCRLVQVDGPIEGLESFIDQAAHMDKVREVGNSLVVKEPVGVCAFINPWNYPLHQLIGKLAPALAAGCTVVVKPSQDTPLHAFLLADMIHSIGLPAGVFNLVSGPGSKVGEALARHPEVDMVSFTGSTGAGIKVSEAAAQSVKRVCLELGGKSPFLITADADLAAAVRFGVREVMINSGQTCTALTRMLLPASRYVEALEIARAEAEALKLGDPLNAESFLGPMCSAGQRRTVLDYIRVGQEEGARMICGGAERPFGLDRGHYVQPTLFADVNNQMRIAREEIFGPVLCMIPYADEAEALRIANDSPFGLSSAVWASDREQGLHLARQIRAGQCFVNGGAFNYRAPFGGYKQSGNGREWGEEGLAEFVEHKAIQL